The Lysobacterales bacterium sequence TGTTGCCGGCCGTCTATCAGGAACTGCGCCAAGTGGCCGCGCGCGCGCTGCGTCGCGAGTCCGGCGCGTCCACGCTGCAGCCGACGGCGCTGGTCCACGAAGCCTGGTTGCGCCTCGCGCAGGTGCGCCCGGCAGACTGGCAGGACCGTCGGCACTTCGTCGCCGGCGCCGCACGACTGATGCGCCAGATCCTGATCGACCATGCGCGCGCCGCCGCCACCGACAAGCGCGCCGGTGGCGAGCGCGTCGACCTGTCGCGGCTCGATCTCGCAGCCAGTCCTGAACCCGTCGATCTGCTGGCGCTGGAGCAGGCGCTGGAGCGACTCGAACAGGTCGATCCGCGCAAGGCGCAGCTGGTCGAGCTGCGGGTCTTCGCCGGGCTGGATTTCGAAGAGATCGGTGACGCGCTTGGCGTGTCGCGCGCTACCCTGCACCGCGACTGGCGCGGCGCGCGTGCATTCCTGTATCGCTGCCTGAGCGACAGCGCCGCATGAATCGCGAGCAGCGCGCACTCGCCCTGTTCGAAGAGGTGGTCGAGCGGTCCGATCCGGACGCGTTCCTGGCCAGCGCGTGCGGCGATGACGTCGACCTGATCGCCGAGGTGCGCGCGCTGCTCGACGCCGACCGTCGTGCCGGGCACTTCATCGCCCGGCCGATTTCGTTTGAACCGCAGCGCGAAGGCCAGCAAGTGGGTCCCTGGCGATTGCTGCGGCGGATCGGCGATGGCGGCATGGGCACGGTCTATCTGGCCGCGTCGGTGCAGGATGCAACGGCGCCACAAGGCGCGCTCAAGTTGCTGCGCTGGGATGCTCCGGACCTGCGCCAGCGCTTCGAGCTGGAAAGGCGCATCCTGGCGGGACTCGACCATCCGGCGATCGCGCGCTTGCTCGATGCGGGCACCGGTGCGGATGGGGCGCCCTATCTGGTCCTGGAATACGTCGATGGCTTGCCGCTGACCGATTACGCGAAGCGCGCAACGCTGTCGCCGCAGGCATGCACGAGGTTGATGATCGAGGTGCTCGCCGCGGTCCAGTACGCGCACGCAAGACTGGTGCTGCATCGTGACCTGAAGCCGAGCAACATCCTGGTCGGTAGCGACGGTCGGCCGAAGCTGCTCGACTTCGGCATCGCCAAGCTGATCGGCGAGGGCCAGCGCGGCCTGACCCTCACCGGGCCGGGTCCGATGACGCCCGAGTACGCCAGCCCCGAACAGGTGCGCGGATTGACCCTGCATACCTCGAGCGACGTCTACGCGCTCGGTGTCGTCCTGTACGAGTTGCTGACCGGCCGACGACCCTACGCGTTCGGCAAGGCTACGGCCAGCGAGGTCGAGCGCACGATTTGCGAAGTCATGCCAGCGCGACCGAGCACGCTGGCACCGAAGCTGCCACGCGACTACGACCACATCCTCGGCAAGGCGCTGGCGAAGTCGTCCGCCGACCGCTATCGCAGTTGCGCCGAGTTTGCCGAGGATCTGCAGCGCCTGCTCGACGGCCTGCCGGTGCGCGCGCGTGCCGCGACCCCGAGCTATCGGCTGGCCCGATTTCTGTGGCGCCATCGTCTCGGCCTTGCGCTGACCGCAAGCGTGTTCTTCGCGCTTTCTGCGTTGACCGCCATCGCCTGGCGCAACGCCGAGCGCGCGACGCGGGCGACCGCGGACGCAGTGCGCGAGCGCGACGCTGCGCGCGAAGTGCAGTCGTGGCTGGAGCGAATGCTGGCCAGTGCCGATCCGCGCGTGATCGGGCATGCGCCAAGCGCTGCGGAATTGCTCGACGGTGCCGCGGCGACGCTCGGCAGTGGGTTGGCATCGCGGCCGGAGATCGAGATCAGCTTGCGCCTGACCCTGGCGCAGGCCTATCGCGGGTTGGGTCTGGCCGAGGCGGCGCAGCGCGAGGCGGATCGCGCGCTGGGGCTGGTCGATGGCGATACCGCAGCGACGCTGCGGGCGAAGGCGCTGCGCGTGCACGCGCAGACGCTGGCCGACCTGGGCCGCTATGACGAGGCGCTCGCAGACGTCGAACTCGCGCTGACGGTGGTGGGTGCGCGTACGTCGCTGGAAGGGGCCAGGGTGCTGGCTTTCCGCGCATTCATCCACAGCCGTCAGGGAGCGCTCGGCGCCGCCGATGCAGACTATCGGGAGGCGCTGGCAGCCTTCGCGGGAGACGCCAGCCTGGCCACGGAGCATGCCGAACTGCTCAACAACTACGGTGTGCTGAAAGGCATGCGCGAGGAGTTTGCCGAGGCGCTGGATCTGCACCTGCGCGCCCGGGCCTTGCTGGACGCGGAGGTTGGCGCCGAGCACCCGCTGACCTTGTTGGCCGCCGTGAATGCCGCGAGTGCGAGGGAGTCGCTGGGCGCGATCGCCGCCGCGGAGACGGAATATCGCAGCCTGCTGCCCAAGCTGGAGGTGCGCCTCGGTGCCGGACACGCCGATGTGATCCGCGTGAGCAGTACGCTCGCCTTCCTGCTGATGGATGCCGGTCGCGACCAGGAAGCCGCAACCCTGATGCGCCCCGTGGCGGCTGCGGCGCGCGAGTCGCTGCCCGCCAGTCACTCCATGCGCGCCTATGCCGAGTCCACTCTGGGTGCCGCGCTGCTCGGCAGCGGCGATCCTGCCGCTGCGGTGCAACCCCTGCGCGCCGCGCTGTCTTCGCGACGCGAGTCGTTGCCCGCGCGTCACCCGCTGTTGATCTCAAGCGAATGTGCGCTGTTGGAGGCACAGGCCCGCACTGGCGATCATGCCGCGCGCCTGCGGATCGCCGAGCTGCTGGCAGAAAGCAGTGCTGGACTCGGCGACGAGCACCCGATCATCGTCCGCTGCCGCGAACGACAGCGTCGAGTCGTTGGCTCGCGTCCGGGTTGAGAGTTCGGGAACACGGAAGCAGAGCGAGCGGGTCCTCACCCGCGTGCTGGGGCGCGCACGTCACTCGAAGCCGTCTTTCATCAGCGAGCCGCGACAGAGATCTTCGGCGAGACGCGGGTCGACCAGCACGAAGAATCGGCTGCCGCTCAGGATCGGCGTGCTCGGTGATTCGGACTGGATGAACCAGCGTTGCAATCCGGTTTCGTAATGCGCGGAGACGTAGGGCACCGGTGTGCTGCCGCCGGCATCGACCGAGACATGCGGGCTGGCGCAGGGAACACCATTCAGGCGCGGATGGTCGAGCAGGGTGAGGGCCGGCACCGGTTGATTGGCCGGCGTGGCGACATGCACGAAGGCGTTGGCGCTGGCCGGCTGCAGGTAGACCGCGAAGTGGAGCCCGAGCGCCAGGGTGCCGCCGTCGGTGGTGCGCAGTCGCCAGCTGCCGCCGACGTGCGCGGCGCCGACCGGACGCAGGCCGGGCGCGCTGCCGTTCTCGGCCGGGCTGACCAGGAAGATGGCGTCGGCCGGCGCATTGGCCAACGTGCTGGGCAAGCTGCTGCCGGTGGCGCCATACGCGTTGGCGGATGACGTGGTGTGGGTTGCGAGGCCGGTGCCGCCGCTGCTGACCAGCAGATGGAAGCCCGCTCGCGCCGGCACATCGACCTGGTTCTGCGCGTAGAGATAGGGCGCCAGACCGGGGGTGATCGGGCCGAGCGTGATCGGATGGGCGTTCAACACGATGCCGTCCTGGCGCAGGCCGTCGCCGCGGGTGAATTGCAGGTTGAACGGCGTGTCGCCGATGCCAGCGACGCCGAACAGGCCGAGCTGCGCACTGGTGATGGCTTGATCGATCGTGCTGCTGAAGTCGCCGTACTCGAACGCGCCGATGTCGATCTGCGCTTCGCGCCAGCGGCGCATGCCATCGCCGTCGATCGGCAGCACCAGGCCGGTATTGATCGGGTCGGTGTTGGTGTAGGCAGAAAGGTCACCGACGTTGCGCAGCGGTGAGTCCGCACCCAGGCGGTGATGGCTGCCTTGGGTCCGCGGGTCGGCGGTGATCGTGTTCGGCCCCGGCGTGAACACATTGCCGCCGACGTTGAAGATGGCGTTGCTCTGGTTGCTGACCGCGCGCCCGGCGCCGAGCGGCGCAACGATGACGCCGTACGCGGGATGGTCGCGCAGCAGGTTGTTGGCGAAGCTCGCGTCGATGCCCACGGCTTCGCCGCTGGAGGTGCCGATGCGCAGTCCGCTCCTGCCACCGACCAGGGTGTTGTTGACGATGCGCGCCCGTACATCGGCGCTGCTGCCGGCGTTGATCCACAGGTTGCTGGCGAGCGAGTTGCCGTCCGCCTTGAGTACCGTCAGGTTGTTGGCGATGCGCGTCCGGATCGACGCCGCCCCGGAGGCATTGATCGAGATGCCGCCGCACATGCGCGCCAGTTCGCCGCGTGCGGGATCCGGCAGGATCTGGTTGCGCTCGACCAGCAGCTGACTGGGTGATGCATTTGATTCGACCTGCAAGGCGATGCCACGGCGGCCGAAGCCTTCGCCGTTCTCGGCACTGTCGCCCTTGGCCGAGATGAGGTTGTCGAGCACACGCGCCTGCAAGACCACATCCGGGCCCTGGGCGACAACGCTGACGCCGCTGCCGCCCGCGCGCGCCACCTGCAGCTGGTTGCGCTCGATCAGCACGTTCATCGAGTAGTCCGGGACGTCGTAGCCGAAGCCCACCAGAAAGATGGCGGTCGACTCGCTCTGCGCGAGGATGACGTTGTTGCGGATCGTGATCGATCCGGCGGTCAGGACCGTGATTTCGATGCCGCCATCGAGAAAGCGCAGCCCCTCGACGCGCACATCGTATGGCGTTGCGCTGCCCGCCTGGAGTCGCAGCCGCCGACCTGCGGCAAAAGTCGCGGAGATGCCGGCGCCGGCGCGCACCGATACCGCCTTGCTGATGCCATTGTCGACCTCGTCGATCGGCGCGGCGCTGACGATCTCGATGGTGTCGCCATCGTCGGCGCCATTGGCGCAGGCGTGGAACGTGCCCGCGCAGATGCCGCTGCCCGGCCAGGGACGAACCACGGCGGCGGCATCGGCGGCGATCAACAGCAGGGCGATCGGCAGCAGGCGACGAAGCAGCAAGGGCATGGCGAACTCCGGGCGGATGTTCGCTGCATAGCGTCATTTGCGCCCGATAGCCGACATCGACGCCTCTCAGCGCAGGGTGGACTCGAAGCCGTCGCGGAACACGGCACCCGCATCGCGCTCGTCGGCGCCGATGTCGAAGGGCGCGGTTCGCACGTCGCGGTCGATGTCGTCGCCGACCTCGGCGACCACGGTGCCGGCGTCGATCGCGGCGCTGCCGGCGACCAGATGGCCGTCAGCGGCGACGGCAGTGGCAGCTTCGGCGCTGTGCGCGTCGCTGTTCTCCTCGGCTCGCCAGGCAGCGAAGCCGCCGCCGTTGTCGAGGCTGCTGCCCGGTCGGGTATCGAAAAAGTTGCAGGCGCCGGTGCTGTCGTGGAAGCGGTTGTAGTCGCTGCCCGGGCTGCCGCTGAGGCCATACAGGCCGCCCGGTTCGATCTCGTCCAGCCAGCGGATGCCGACGCAGTCGCCGCCCGACTGCAGCACCAGGTTGTTGATCAGGCGCGGGTTCACGCTCGGTGGCCGGCCTGCGATCGGGTCCCAGTCCTGCAGCGTGACGCCGAAGTAGAGCGCGGCGTGGCCGAGGCTGGCGGTGCGGATCAGCGTGTTGTTGGCGACCAGCGCGTTCTGTGCGGCATACAGGCCGATGCCCGAGTAGCCGGTGTCGATCACGATGTTGTTGCGCACGACACCGCGGATCGCTTCGTAGTAGAGCGGGTTGGCGACAGTGTCGAAGAACTCGGGGCTGGTGTCGAAGCCGACCAGAATGCCGGCGGCGCCGGCGCGCTCGATGCGGTTGCGTTCCACGACCACGTCGCTGGCGCCGCCCTTGAAGTACAGGCCGGTGGTCGCGGTGTCGTGGATGTGGCTGTCGGCGACGCGCATGCGCGAGCCGTTGACGTTGTCGATGCCCTCGGCGTTCATGTCGTCGAGCGGTGTGCCCGGCGGATAGCGGCGACCGCTGTGATCGATCTCGCAACGGCGGATGGTCACGTCGTTCGACTTCGGCGTGATCTTGATCGCGTCGCGGCCGCTGTCGTGGATGCGGCAGTCTTCGATCAGGATGTTCGAGGCGCCGTGGCCGGTCGGGTTACTGGTGGAGTCCCAGTCGGTCTGCAGGAACAGCGCGTAGTAGTAGCCGCCCGAGATCTCGAGGTTGGACAGCGTGCTACCGCTGGCGTCGGGGTCGATCTGTACCGTCACCGTGTCCAGGGTGTTGATGTCGCAGTGGAGATGCGCGCGTTCGCCCGGCGGCGAGCGCA is a genomic window containing:
- a CDS encoding protein kinase; amino-acid sequence: MNREQRALALFEEVVERSDPDAFLASACGDDVDLIAEVRALLDADRRAGHFIARPISFEPQREGQQVGPWRLLRRIGDGGMGTVYLAASVQDATAPQGALKLLRWDAPDLRQRFELERRILAGLDHPAIARLLDAGTGADGAPYLVLEYVDGLPLTDYAKRATLSPQACTRLMIEVLAAVQYAHARLVLHRDLKPSNILVGSDGRPKLLDFGIAKLIGEGQRGLTLTGPGPMTPEYASPEQVRGLTLHTSSDVYALGVVLYELLTGRRPYAFGKATASEVERTICEVMPARPSTLAPKLPRDYDHILGKALAKSSADRYRSCAEFAEDLQRLLDGLPVRARAATPSYRLARFLWRHRLGLALTASVFFALSALTAIAWRNAERATRATADAVRERDAAREVQSWLERMLASADPRVIGHAPSAAELLDGAAATLGSGLASRPEIEISLRLTLAQAYRGLGLAEAAQREADRALGLVDGDTAATLRAKALRVHAQTLADLGRYDEALADVELALTVVGARTSLEGARVLAFRAFIHSRQGALGAADADYREALAAFAGDASLATEHAELLNNYGVLKGMREEFAEALDLHLRARALLDAEVGAEHPLTLLAAVNAASARESLGAIAAAETEYRSLLPKLEVRLGAGHADVIRVSSTLAFLLMDAGRDQEAATLMRPVAAAARESLPASHSMRAYAESTLGAALLGSGDPAAAVQPLRAALSSRRESLPARHPLLISSECALLEAQARTGDHAARLRIAELLAESSAGLGDEHPIIVRCRERQRRVVGSRPG
- a CDS encoding right-handed parallel beta-helix repeat-containing protein — translated: MRSLIAALLTLSLPVHAAEWFVSTSGNDATGTGSVAAPFRTLGHVLDPGLGLLTAGDVVTVRGPVGNNTYNECEVRLRLPLTLRSPPGERAHLHCDINTLDTVTVQIDPDASGSTLSNLEISGGYYYALFLQTDWDSTSNPTGHGASNILIEDCRIHDSGRDAIKITPKSNDVTIRRCEIDHSGRRYPPGTPLDDMNAEGIDNVNGSRMRVADSHIHDTATTGLYFKGGASDVVVERNRIERAGAAGILVGFDTSPEFFDTVANPLYYEAIRGVVRNNIVIDTGYSGIGLYAAQNALVANNTLIRTASLGHAALYFGVTLQDWDPIAGRPPSVNPRLINNLVLQSGGDCVGIRWLDEIEPGGLYGLSGSPGSDYNRFHDSTGACNFFDTRPGSSLDNGGGFAAWRAEENSDAHSAEAATAVAADGHLVAGSAAIDAGTVVAEVGDDIDRDVRTAPFDIGADERDAGAVFRDGFESTLR
- a CDS encoding sigma-70 family RNA polymerase sigma factor; this translates as MCLTIARRRAPARGRGSAFRPVAKRAQSPRQQIVQRRCDIEAPVTDWLKLWRGGQGEAFAAVLPAVYQELRQVAARALRRESGASTLQPTALVHEAWLRLAQVRPADWQDRRHFVAGAARLMRQILIDHARAAATDKRAGGERVDLSRLDLAASPEPVDLLALEQALERLEQVDPRKAQLVELRVFAGLDFEEIGDALGVSRATLHRDWRGARAFLYRCLSDSAA